The nucleotide sequence TCTTTTATATTTCTAAAGAATCCCCTTGAACCACCTTCTGCTCCCAAGCTATCTTCCCTGCTAACTGTCACTAGCGTTCCAGCTACTACCAAAAACACTTGAGGCAAGAACCTCAAGTGTTTTTTTAACGTATCCCAAAGAATTTCTTCACTTTTGAAAAGACACCACTATTTTCCTCAAGAGATAGAAGAGGTACTGTTTCCCCTAATATTCGTCGTGCGATGTTTCGGTACGCGATAGACGCTTTTGTATTTGGTTCCATCGCAATCGGTTCACCTTTGTTTGAGGCTTTGATGACATTATCATCATCAACGACAATGCCGAGAAGTTCAATTGCAAGCACAGACACAATTTCATCGACATCTAACATGTCTCCGTTTTTCATCATATGCCCACGAATACGATTGACAACTAGTCGTGGTGGTTCAATATCTTCTTGCTCTAATAACCCGATAATCCGATCGGCATCTCGAACCGATGACGTTTCCGGGGTTGTGACAACAATCGCCTTATCTGCTCCTGAAATGGCATTTTTGAACCCTTGCTCAATTCCGGCTGGGCAATCGATTAACACATAATCATACTCACGCTTTAATTCCTCGATGATCTCGCGCATATGATCTGGATCAACGGCTGTTTTATCTTTTGTTTGCGCAGCTGGCAGTAATGCTAAGCACTCAAACCTCTTATCCTTAATTAGTGCTTGTTTCACGCGGCAGCGTCCTTCAATGACATCAACTAAATCATAAATAATGCGGTTTTCTAGACCCATAACGACATCTAAATTACGCAAGCCAATATCGGTATCGACAAGACACACTTTTTTTCCGGAAAGCGCAAGGGCTGTCCCAATATTTGCCGAAGTCGTTGTTTTACCAACGCCTCCCTTACCTGAAGTAATGACAATTGCCTCTCCCACGCTCATTTCCCCCTTCTTCCTCTAGTACAGATGCTAGATATCAATTTCTATAACTCTCTAATCTAGTTAAATTTGGTCTTAATTGTGTTAACTGTTGAACCCGTTCAAGCGTAATTTCATCCTCAGTTCCATCTATGTATGCACATTCCATTTCATATCCAACCGGCTCCGTATGATCCGGTGCATATTTGACCAACTCGGCAATCCGAAGCTGAGTCGCCGCCATATAGGATGACGCGATCACTGACTGCTTGTCACCATGACAACCTGCATGAGCCACGCCTTTTAAAGCACCCATAACAAAAATGTTCCCTGTTGCGATGACCGTCCCTCCTGGATTGACATCGCCAATAAGCAATAAATCACCTGTAATTTCAAGAACTTGTCCAGAGCGGATGATTCTAGCAATTGAAACGATTTGTGACTGTTTTCGTATATTCTCAGCCTCAACCTTACTGATCACATTCGAATCAATTTGCTCAACATGCAAATTTTTATTCTCAACTATGACTTGTTTTAAGTCTGACTCTTGTTCATCAGTTAAATAACGGTTACCAATCGAAACTTTCACACTTACTTGCGGTCCATCAGTTAATTGATAATGGTTAGATGATAGCTTTTCATCTAATTCTTTGATCAGTTCAGCATACGAACATCGGTCATCTAACATCAGAATAAGGCCATCTTTGGTTCCTTTTATTGTTACATAATGTTTTGTTTGTGTCATTCCAAAGTTCACCTCAAACACTGGTTAAATACATCCATAAATACTATTCAACAATGGGGCGGGCAATCCCTTTTTTATTAGATTAATTTTCTCGTTGATAGTCCAATCGTTTTATGTACAGCAAAAATTTCTTAAGTGGATACGCGATCAGCGCAGCAAATACACCATTAAGGATCACCCCTGGCAAAAGACGTGTAGATAAGAAAACCTCATGGACAACTTCAATGTGTCCGATTAATGTGTAGAGACCATAGACAAAGTACTCGACAAATACGACAGCTAGGAGCGTAAGAATAACAATCAAGGCATAACTGCGTTTAACCCTAGCAAAACCAAGGGCAAACGAGTAACCA is from Desertibacillus haloalkaliphilus and encodes:
- the mreD gene encoding rod shape-determining protein MreD; the protein is MIRYLLPMIVFCLFIFEGTIFQVFSPSAYGSDLLLVPRFVVVMIVFIAIFNGRGYGLVYGMIFGIFYDVIYTNLLGIYTFALGLVGYSFALGFARVKRSYALIVILTLLAVVFVEYFVYGLYTLIGHIEVVHEVFLSTRLLPGVILNGVFAALIAYPLKKFLLYIKRLDYQREN
- the minC gene encoding septum site-determining protein MinC, which codes for MTQTKHYVTIKGTKDGLILMLDDRCSYAELIKELDEKLSSNHYQLTDGPQVSVKVSIGNRYLTDEQESDLKQVIVENKNLHVEQIDSNVISKVEAENIRKQSQIVSIARIIRSGQVLEITGDLLLIGDVNPGGTVIATGNIFVMGALKGVAHAGCHGDKQSVIASSYMAATQLRIAELVKYAPDHTEPVGYEMECAYIDGTEDEITLERVQQLTQLRPNLTRLESYRN
- the minD gene encoding septum site-determining protein MinD encodes the protein MGEAIVITSGKGGVGKTTTSANIGTALALSGKKVCLVDTDIGLRNLDVVMGLENRIIYDLVDVIEGRCRVKQALIKDKRFECLALLPAAQTKDKTAVDPDHMREIIEELKREYDYVLIDCPAGIEQGFKNAISGADKAIVVTTPETSSVRDADRIIGLLEQEDIEPPRLVVNRIRGHMMKNGDMLDVDEIVSVLAIELLGIVVDDDNVIKASNKGEPIAMEPNTKASIAYRNIARRILGETVPLLSLEENSGVFSKVKKFFGIR